In Alistipes sp. ZOR0009, the following proteins share a genomic window:
- a CDS encoding OmpP1/FadL family transporter codes for MRKIVLSLMLFSGAVAANAGGILTNSNQSAAYVRMLSRNASTDMDAVFYNPAGLALLKDGFHISLNNQFLFQKRSISNDYPYLNDKAYTGDVTIPFFPSFYAAYKKNDWTFFAGFTPTGGGGKATFNNGLPSFEVPASDIPTLLTQKGIATTDYALDMSFDGTSVIYGGQAGASYKVNRWLSVSAGARFVFAKNTYDGHLSNIRINPVSALNPTGGFISAPKFFSQMSASATGAASSLQPIITANYGGLTLQQAQAANILNANQVAALQAGLGKDYNAAMTIAQVQTAYQGNAAMLGAYATATADKQVDATQTGTGITPIIGVNINPNDKLNIGVRYEFRTKISLKNDTKVDGTGMFPDGKRSNSDMPAVLAVGVDYRILPDLKLSGSWTHYFDKDANWNGKEKFITDNLYEIALGFEYDVTPKMQVSGGYLYVQTGAGQGYQSDINFSLSSNSVAFGSAFKVSEKMKLNMGMIYTQYVEGTRYLTYNNGITAKETYNKNNLGFAIGIDYRF; via the coding sequence ATGAGAAAAATTGTTCTTTCGCTAATGCTATTTAGCGGAGCAGTGGCAGCCAACGCGGGCGGCATTCTTACCAACTCGAACCAAAGTGCGGCCTACGTGCGTATGCTTTCGAGAAATGCCTCAACCGACATGGACGCGGTGTTCTACAATCCCGCCGGATTGGCGCTGCTAAAAGATGGTTTCCATATCTCGTTGAACAACCAGTTTCTTTTTCAGAAGAGAAGCATCAGCAACGACTACCCCTACCTCAACGATAAGGCCTACACGGGCGATGTAACCATCCCCTTCTTCCCCAGCTTCTACGCTGCCTACAAGAAGAACGACTGGACCTTCTTTGCGGGGTTCACCCCAACAGGTGGGGGCGGTAAGGCGACCTTTAACAACGGTCTTCCCTCGTTCGAGGTGCCTGCCTCCGATATTCCAACGCTGCTAACCCAAAAGGGAATCGCCACCACCGACTACGCCCTCGACATGTCGTTCGATGGGACCTCGGTAATTTACGGCGGACAGGCCGGAGCCAGCTACAAGGTGAACCGCTGGCTTAGCGTATCGGCTGGCGCCCGTTTCGTGTTTGCCAAAAACACCTACGATGGCCACCTGAGCAACATCCGCATAAACCCTGTAAGCGCGCTAAACCCAACCGGCGGTTTTATTAGCGCCCCCAAGTTCTTTAGCCAGATGTCCGCCTCGGCCACGGGTGCCGCCAGCTCGCTGCAGCCCATCATTACCGCCAACTATGGAGGGTTAACTCTTCAGCAGGCACAGGCTGCCAATATCCTTAACGCCAATCAGGTTGCCGCCCTACAGGCAGGTCTTGGCAAGGACTACAATGCTGCAATGACCATTGCCCAAGTTCAGACCGCCTACCAAGGAAATGCTGCCATGCTGGGCGCATACGCTACCGCCACGGCCGATAAGCAGGTAGACGCCACCCAAACAGGTACCGGCATCACCCCAATTATTGGCGTTAACATAAACCCTAACGACAAGCTTAACATCGGCGTTCGCTACGAATTCCGAACCAAAATATCCCTTAAGAACGACACCAAGGTAGATGGCACCGGCATGTTCCCCGATGGAAAAAGGTCGAACAGCGATATGCCCGCCGTGCTGGCCGTTGGGGTAGACTACCGCATCCTCCCCGACCTGAAGCTGTCGGGATCGTGGACCCACTACTTCGATAAGGACGCCAACTGGAACGGTAAGGAGAAGTTTATCACCGATAACCTATACGAAATTGCCCTTGGCTTTGAGTACGACGTAACCCCTAAAATGCAGGTGAGCGGTGGATACCTTTACGTGCAAACCGGTGCGGGACAAGGTTACCAGTCGGACATCAACTTTAGCCTCTCGTCCAACAGCGTGGCCTTCGGTTCGGCCTTTAAGGTTAGCGAAAAGATGAAACTGAACATGGGTATGATTTACACCCAGTACGTAGAGGGTACCCGCTACCTTACTTACAACAACGGCATCACCGCCAAGGAGACCTACAACAAGAATAACCTTGGCTTTGCCATCGGAATCGACTACCGTTTTTAG
- the dinB gene encoding DNA polymerase IV — MIQRKIIHVDMDAFFASVEQRDNPELQGKPIAVGSSSERGVVATCSYEARKFGVRSAMSSVVAKRLCPDIIFVRPRFEQYEAVSAQIMKIFQEFTDKIEPLSIDEAFLDVTENFVQQSSATEIAKLIRKRILEETGLTASAGVSFNKFLAKIASDMKKPNGLTVVRPEQAEAFVEQLPIEKFYGIGKVTAEKMHRYGIHNGKDLKGRELHELTRLFGKSGMFFFSMARAIDEREVKNSRVRKSVGAEQTFEKDLTTKFERIAELYKLEQEVFERIKESNFKGKTITLKVKFHNFEQITRSKTINGWFTSFDTIHRYAKELLLQTYLEDAKIRLLGVTISNAEEDEKDGIQLTLNF, encoded by the coding sequence ATGATTCAGCGCAAGATAATACATGTGGACATGGATGCGTTTTTCGCCTCCGTAGAGCAACGCGACAACCCCGAGCTGCAGGGCAAGCCTATTGCCGTAGGTAGCTCGTCGGAGCGCGGGGTGGTGGCCACCTGCAGCTACGAGGCGCGCAAGTTTGGCGTACGCTCGGCCATGAGCAGCGTGGTGGCCAAGCGGCTGTGTCCCGATATCATCTTTGTGAGGCCCCGCTTCGAGCAGTACGAGGCGGTGTCGGCGCAGATCATGAAGATCTTTCAGGAATTTACCGATAAGATTGAGCCGCTCTCGATTGACGAGGCCTTTTTGGACGTTACCGAGAACTTTGTGCAGCAGAGCTCGGCCACCGAGATTGCCAAGCTAATCCGAAAGCGCATCCTCGAGGAGACTGGACTTACAGCCTCGGCGGGGGTGTCGTTTAATAAGTTCTTGGCCAAGATAGCCTCCGACATGAAGAAGCCCAACGGGCTAACGGTGGTTCGTCCCGAGCAGGCCGAGGCGTTTGTGGAGCAGCTGCCTATCGAGAAGTTCTACGGCATTGGTAAGGTAACGGCCGAAAAGATGCACCGCTACGGCATCCACAACGGTAAGGATCTGAAGGGACGCGAGCTGCACGAGCTTACGCGCCTGTTTGGTAAGAGCGGCATGTTCTTCTTTAGCATGGCAAGGGCCATCGACGAGCGCGAGGTGAAGAATAGCCGCGTGCGCAAGTCGGTAGGTGCCGAGCAGACCTTCGAAAAGGACTTAACCACCAAGTTCGAGCGCATTGCCGAGCTCTACAAGCTCGAGCAGGAGGTGTTCGAGCGCATCAAGGAGTCTAACTTTAAGGGAAAGACCATCACCCTAAAGGTAAAGTTCCACAACTTCGAGCAGATTACCCGTAGTAAAACCATCAACGGCTGGTTTACCAGCTTCGACACCATACACCGCTACGCCAAGGAGCTGCTTCTGCAAACCTACCTCGAGGATGCCAAGATACGGCTGCTAGGGGTAACCATCTCCAACGCCGAAGAGGACGAAAAGGATGGGATACAGCTCACCCTAAACTTCTAA
- a CDS encoding 4Fe-4S binding protein, translated as MKIARIKNKLPQLAVLLVILVAIGVRTEHNKKSRAQSVTLPSKELLACIKQALPTTESIEEVAPETWKVVGGGHEVIGQAILAQKTTSDIIGYSGPTPLAIVVNDQEQVECIALLPNDETPSYVGRVVEEGFLKRWKGMPVEEAVSKDMDAISGATYSSVAINETVKKRLSEYAQAASVARKADLKAIVGYVAVLFVLLYALAFYFYPQRFNKYRISLLILSIGVLGFFYGSFLSVKLVGSWLMQGISLKNQVIFVTIALLAFVLPYFFGKNFYCSYVCPFGASQELLGKLSKRKVELPSPVVSVLSRTRSKVLLLLMAITLFGSTLEISDAEPFSIFLFASASKGVVVLAVLFLLLSVAIPRAWCRYFCPTGALIDFFRRESKDILPKSVTPKVQLIALLVAVLFVLAVFGAALFTSF; from the coding sequence ATGAAGATTGCACGAATAAAAAACAAGCTACCGCAGCTGGCTGTTCTGCTGGTAATTTTAGTTGCTATAGGGGTAAGAACCGAGCATAATAAAAAGAGCCGGGCTCAATCGGTAACGCTGCCCAGCAAGGAGTTGCTGGCCTGTATTAAGCAGGCGCTACCGACCACCGAAAGTATCGAGGAGGTGGCTCCTGAGACGTGGAAGGTGGTAGGCGGTGGCCATGAGGTGATAGGACAAGCCATCCTTGCCCAAAAAACAACCAGCGACATTATTGGCTACAGCGGTCCAACGCCGCTGGCAATTGTAGTTAACGACCAGGAGCAGGTGGAGTGCATCGCGCTGCTTCCCAACGACGAAACCCCGTCGTATGTGGGGCGAGTGGTGGAGGAAGGTTTCCTAAAGAGATGGAAAGGGATGCCCGTAGAGGAGGCTGTGTCGAAGGATATGGATGCCATATCCGGAGCAACCTACTCGTCGGTGGCCATAAACGAGACGGTAAAGAAGCGCTTGTCGGAGTATGCGCAGGCTGCTTCCGTAGCCCGTAAAGCCGATCTAAAGGCTATTGTTGGATATGTTGCCGTGCTTTTTGTGCTGCTGTATGCGCTGGCCTTCTACTTCTACCCGCAACGATTTAATAAGTATCGTATCTCTCTGCTGATCCTTTCAATTGGCGTGCTAGGCTTTTTCTACGGCTCGTTCCTTTCGGTTAAGCTGGTAGGTAGCTGGCTGATGCAGGGCATATCGCTAAAGAATCAGGTGATATTTGTAACCATAGCATTGCTGGCCTTTGTGCTGCCATATTTCTTCGGAAAGAACTTCTACTGCAGCTACGTGTGCCCATTTGGCGCCTCGCAGGAGCTGCTGGGTAAGCTTTCTAAGCGGAAGGTGGAGTTACCATCGCCGGTGGTGTCGGTTTTAAGCCGCACGCGCTCTAAGGTGCTGCTGCTGCTTATGGCCATCACCCTGTTCGGATCTACCCTCGAGATATCAGATGCCGAACCGTTCTCCATATTTCTGTTTGCCTCGGCCTCGAAGGGCGTGGTGGTGCTAGCGGTGCTCTTTTTGCTGCTGTCGGTTGCCATTCCCCGTGCTTGGTGCCGATATTTCTGCCCAACAGGCGCGCTTATCGACTTCTTCAGACGGGAGTCGAAGGATATACTTCCGAAGAGCGTAACCCCTAAGGTGCAGCTCATAGCACTCCTGGTGGCCGTGCTGTTTGTGCTGGCCGTATTTGGGGCGGCGCTATTTACCTCGTTCTAG
- a CDS encoding helix-turn-helix domain-containing protein has protein sequence MTLYIKYMVSLRCKMIVKEELEKLGLRYSMIDLGTVELVDTISQEQRDMLHLNLLRSGLELLDDKKAILIEKIKGVIVEMIHYSEELPKVNYSTYISEKLHYDYTYLSNIFSEVKGITIQQYIIIHKIEKVKELLLYDELNLTEISYRLHYSSVAHLSNQFKKVTGLSPSFYKQLKQKRTRNLEDL, from the coding sequence ATGACACTTTACATTAAATACATGGTAAGTCTTCGTTGTAAGATGATTGTAAAGGAAGAGCTGGAAAAGTTAGGGCTACGCTACTCTATGATCGATCTTGGTACGGTGGAGCTGGTGGATACTATTTCGCAGGAGCAGCGCGATATGCTGCACCTTAACCTACTTCGTTCTGGATTGGAGCTGTTGGATGATAAAAAGGCTATCCTAATAGAAAAGATTAAGGGCGTGATTGTGGAGATGATCCACTATTCTGAGGAGCTACCTAAGGTTAACTACTCCACCTATATAAGCGAAAAACTTCACTACGACTACACCTACCTCTCCAACATCTTTTCGGAGGTAAAGGGGATTACCATACAGCAGTACATCATCATCCATAAAATAGAGAAGGTGAAGGAGCTGCTGCTATACGACGAGCTTAACCTTACCGAAATATCGTACCGGCTGCACTACAGCAGCGTGGCGCATCTATCCAACCAGTTTAAGAAGGTTACCGGACTTTCTCCCTCGTTCTATAAGCAGCTAAAGCAGAAGCGAACCCGAAATCTGGAAGACCTGTGA
- a CDS encoding cupin domain-containing protein has protein sequence MANIVDSGILKKSEVHIVVEIIEYVPNAVVSKTIIKKSTGNITVSSFDAGEELAEKLSPFDTYIQIIDGTAELFIAGVQYNLSLGDGIIIPAHARHYFNANEQFKMISTVIKSGYED, from the coding sequence ATGGCAAACATTGTTGATAGTGGCATCCTGAAAAAGTCGGAGGTGCATATCGTTGTCGAGATCATCGAGTATGTTCCTAACGCCGTTGTAAGTAAGACAATCATCAAAAAATCGACGGGTAACATCACCGTTTCGTCATTTGATGCTGGCGAGGAGCTGGCCGAAAAGCTATCGCCTTTTGATACCTACATTCAGATAATTGATGGAACAGCCGAGCTCTTTATTGCAGGCGTACAGTATAACCTATCGTTGGGTGATGGGATAATTATACCCGCACATGCCCGGCACTACTTTAATGCCAACGAGCAGTTTAAGATGATCTCTACCGTCATAAAGAGCGGCTATGAGGATTAG
- a CDS encoding lmo0937 family membrane protein, which produces MNRVLYALAVILIIAWAFGFFAFNVGGIIHILLIVAVIFFLLTLMKGRRVG; this is translated from the coding sequence ATGAATAGGGTACTTTATGCATTGGCAGTAATACTGATTATTGCATGGGCTTTTGGCTTCTTTGCATTTAATGTTGGCGGCATTATCCATATTCTTTTGATTGTTGCGGTTATATTCTTTCTGTTAACCTTGATGAAAGGGAGAAGGGTAGGCTAA